GGCGCGCCGGTCGGCCGACCGGCGTTTCCCGGCCTTCGCCAACCCGCGGAACGCCGCGAGCGGGGGCCTCCGCCAGCAGCTCGAGAAGAAGGACGGACTGGAGCTCGAGGCGGGCGAGGCGCGCGTCGCATCGCTGCGTCTGTTCGTGCACGGCATCGGCGCATGGCACAATCCGCCGGTCGCGTCGCAGAGCGAGGTGTACGCGCTCCTGAAGGAGTGGGGCCTGCCGACGAGTCCCTACTTCCGGACGACCGAGACGATCGACGGCGTCATCGACTTCGTCGCGCACTACGGCGACCACCGGCATGACGTCGAGCACGAGATCGACGGGATCGTCGTGAAGGTGGACGAGCTCGCCCTCCACGACGAGCTCGGCGCGACGAGTCGTGCGCCCCGATGGGCTATCGCCTACAAGTACCCACCCGAGCAGGTCAACACGAAGCTCCTCGACATCGTCGTCTCGGTCGGCCGTACGGGGCGCGCGACGCCGTTCGCCGTCATGGCGCCGGCGCGGGTCGCGGGCAGTGTCGTTCGGCAGGCGACCCTGCACAACCAGGACGTCGTCCGGGTGAAGGGAGTCCTGATCGGCGACACCGTCGTCCTGCGCAAGGCCGGCGACGTCATCCCCGAGGTGCTGGGGCCCGTCGTCGAGCTCCGGGACGGCACCGAACGCGAATTCGTCATGCCCGCAGAGTGCCCGGAGTGCGGGTCCCCGCTCGCTCCGGCGAAGGAGGGCGACGTCGATCTGCGGTGCCCCAACACGCGTTCGTGTCCCGCACAGGTGCGGGGCCGTGTCGAGCACATCGGATCGCGGGGCGCACTCGACATCGAGGCCCTCGGCGAGGTCACGGCGGCCGCTCTCACTCAGCCCTCCGTCCCCGACGTCCCGCCCCTCGCGACCGAGGCCGGGCTGTTCGAGCTCACCCTCGACGAACTCGTGCCGATCGAGGTCGTCGTGCGCGACGCCGAGACCGGCGAGGTGAAGGTCGACGAGAAGACGGGAGAGATCGTCCGTCGTGCGCCCTTCCGCCGCAACCCGAGTGCGGCTGAGAAGAAGGAGGGCCTCACCGGGCCGCAGCCGTCGGCGCAGGCCGTGACCCTCATCGACGAGCTCGAGAAGGCCAAGACGAAGGATTTGTGGCGGTTCCTCGTGGCGCTGAGCATCCGGCACGTCGGTCCGGTCGCGGCACGGGCCCTCGCGCAATGGTTCGGATCGCTCGCCGCGATCCGGGCCGCCTCCCGCGACGAGCTGGCGGCGGTCGAGGGCGTCGGCGGGATCATCGCCGATGCGCTCATCGACTGGTTCGAGGTGGACTGGCACCGCGAGATCGTCGATCGGTGGGAGGCGGCGGGTGCGCGGCTCGCGACCCCGGGCCATCCCGGCCCGGGCGCGGCCACTGTCACCGGCGGCGTCCTCGAGGGGCTCACGGTCGTCGCGACGGGGTCGCTCGAGGGCTATTCGCGCGAGGGGGCACAGGAGGCGATCATCAAGGCCGGCGGCAAGGCGGCGTCCAGCGTCTCCAAGAAGACCGACTTCGTGGCCGCGGGGCCAGGCGCCGGCTCCAAGCTCGCAAAGGCCGAAGAGCTCGGTGTGCGGATCATCGACGCGGCGCAGTTCCGCATCCTCGTCGAGCAGGGACCGAACGCCCTCGACGGCGTCCCATCCGACGCGGGGTGATCGACGCGATGGCCGTGGACGCGCAGTGGCTCTACCGGATCGTGCCGACACGGCCCGAGATGACGGTGTCGCCGACAGACGAAGAGGCAGCGCTGGCCTCGGCCCATTTCGAGTACCTCCTCGCACTCGAGGAACGAGGCATCCTGATCCTGGCGGGACGCACGCAGGAGGACGTCGGCACCTTCGGCATCGTCATCTTCGAGGCACCTGACCGGGAGGCGGCCCAGGCCGTCACCGACGCCGACCCCGCCGTCGCCGGCGGTCTCTTCGCGGCGACCCTGCACCCATACCGGGTGGCCGTCGCGCGTGACGGGCTCGGTTGACACCGTCCCCTTCGAGTGTCGTAGGTATGTTCTAATCTCGGAAGTCCTTCCAGGAGAGGACGCCGAGATGACCGTGACCCCCGATCCCGCAGTGATCGCCTGGCTCGATCAGGAAGACAAGCGCACGGCTCAGACGATCCGCAAGTACGGTGTGAGTCTCGAGTACGTCGGCGGCGACATGCGACGTCGCGAGACGCCGTTCGCCTACACGATCGGGCTGTTCGGGATGGGGCATCCTGAGCTCCTCGTCTTCGGGCTGGACGCCCGCACCACCGGACTCCTGCTCAACGACGTCGCGGATCGGGTGCGTGCGGGAGAAGACATCGTCCCCGGGCAGGTGCTCGAATTCGAGGGCTGGAGTCATCGGGTGACGGTCGAGGCGGTCCCGAATCCCGGCCAGATCGCGTTCGCCGCCAACCGCTTCTATCGACGGCCCGACGAGCATTCCGTCGAGCTGCTGCAGCTGACCTACGACGATCGCGACGGCCGCTTCCCGTGGGACGACGACTACTCCAACGCCGTCTGGATCCAGCCGCGTCCCGGCGACTTCACGGCATGGTGACGTCGCGACCGGGGTCAGGCGCCCGTCGTGAGCTTCACGAGCGACTCCCGCACCTGGCGGCGCAGCACCTTGCCGATGAGCGACTTGGGCAGCTCGTCGACGAGGAAGATGCGCCGCGGCACCTTGTAGGGGGTGAGGATGCCTCGCGCGAAGTCGCGCAGGCCCTCCACGTCGACCTCGCGGCCCGGGGCGCACACGACGGCGGCGACGACCTCCTCGCCGGAGTGGTCGCTCGGGAGGCCCACGACGGCGGCGTCCTCGACGTCGGGATGCTGGCGGAGGGCGTTCTCGACCTCGGTGGGAGCCACGTTGAAGCCACCGGTGATGATGAGCTCCTTGATGCGATCGACGATGCGTACGAACCCTGCGTCGTCGACCGTGACGATGTCGCCGGTGCGGAACCACCCGTCGACGAAGACCGCTTCGGTCTCCTCGGGCTTGCCGTAGTAGCCCTGGAAGACCTGTGGCCCGCGCACCACGAGCTCACCGCGCTCGCCGCGCGCGACATCCGTGGACGGGTCGTCGGGGTCCACCACGCGGCACTCCGTCCCAGGAAGCGGGAGGCCGACCGTCCCCGGCACGCGGTTGTCGGCGACGGGATTCGCCATCAGCACGGGGGAGCACTCCGAGAGGCCGTACCCTTCGACGAGGAAGCCGCCGCTCGCCGCCTCGAACGGCACGACCAGCTCATGCGGGAGGGCCATCGCCCCCGAGATCGCCACCTCGGTGCCGGCGAGCGAGACGCCCCTCTCACGCGAGGCCTTCAGCAGCCGGTCGGCGATCGGAGGCACGAGGGGGAGGAAGGTCGCGGGGTGCTTCTTCGTCACCGCGAGCACCATGTCGGGGTCGAAGCGCGGGAAGAGCACGAGCCGGGCACCCATCGACATCGCGAAGGTGAGGCACAGAGTGAGTCCGTACGCGTGGAACATCGGCAGCACCGCGTAGACGACGCATCCCTTTCCGCGCTGGATGGAAGGCACCCAGGCACGCGCCTGAGCGGCGTTGGCGAGCAGGTTGCGGTGCGTGAGGCTCGCTCCCTTGGGCGTCCCCGTCGTCCCGCTCGTGTACTGGATGATCGCCAGATCGTCGGTCGCGGGCTTGGGATGGCTCGCCGGGAGCGCATCGGCGCCGATCAGCTGCTCCCACGTCGTGGTCCCCGACACGCCCTCGTGCAACGCCTCGCGAGACTCGCGCGCCTTTCGGATGGGCAGCCGCAGCGCGAGGCGGGTCGTGAACGGCATGGCCTTGATGACGTTCACCGAGATGAGATTCGGGACCGCGAGGTCGTCGGGGAACTCCTGCACCGTGGCGACGACCTTGCTCCACACGATCGCGTGCTTGGCGCCGTGGTCTTCGAACTGCTTGCGCAGCTCCCGGGGCGTGTAGAGCGGGTTGTGCTCGACGACGACTCCGCCGATCCGCAGGATCGCATAGAACGCCACGATGTGCTGCGGGCAGTTCGGCAGCACGATCGCCACGGGATCACCCGGGCCGACACCCATGGCCTTGAGTCCCGCGGCCGCGCGCTCGATCGACTCCTGCAGGGCCCGGTACGACGTCTCCCTCCCGAAGAACTGCAGGGCGGGGGCGTCCGGATAGTCGCGAGAGGAAGCCTCGACGATGTCGACGAGCGACCCCGACACAGGATCCAGGTCGGCGGGAACACCCGGTGCGTAGCTGGCGATCCACGGGCGAGGCGGGTCATAGGCGGTCGTCACGGGGTCAGACTACGCCCGGCCAAGGCGCCTCGCAGAGCCCAACTAGACTGGCGTCGTGTCTGAAATCACCCCCGATCTCGTGCGCCATCTCGGTGTGCTCGCCCGGATCCAGCTGAGCGACGAGGAGGTCGAGCGCCTCACCGGACAGCTCGATGTGATCGTCGACAACATCGCCAAGGTCTCGGAGGTCGCCACGCCCGAGGTCCCCGCGACGAGTCACCCCATCGCCATGCAGAACGTCTTCCGCCCCGACGCCGTGGGTGAGACGCTGACCCTCGAGCAGGCGCTCCAGAATGCGCCGGATGCCTCCGACGACCGCTTCCGCGTGACGGCGATCCTGGGGGAGGAGCAGTAGTGAGCGACCTGACGCGACTGAGCGCCGCCGCGCTCGCCGAGAAGCTTTCCGCCGGCGAGGTCTCCAGCGTCGAGGCGACCCAGGCCCACCTCGACCGCATCGCCGAGGTCGACGGAGACGTGCACGCCTTCCTGCACGTGAGCGACCACGCGCTCGCCGTCGCGGGCGAGATCGACCGCCGCCGTTCGTCCGGCGAGGCGCTCGGTGCGCTGGCCGGCGTGCCCCTCGCGATCAAGGACGTGCTCGTCACGACCGACATGCCCTCGACGAGCGGCTCGAAGATCCTCGAGGGCTACATGTCGCCTTTCGACGCGACGGTCGTCGCACGCTCGCGCGCCGCCGGACTCGTCCCTCTCGGCAAGACCAACATGGACGAGTTCGCGATGGGCTCCTCGACCGAGCACTCGGCGTACGGCCCGACGCGGAACCCCTGGGACCTCGACCGCATCCCGGGCGGCTCCGGCGGCGGTTCGGCCGCGGCCGTCGCGGCTTTCGAGGCGCCGCTCGCGCTCGGGTCCGACACAGGCGGCTCCATCCGCCAGCCGGCGCATGTGACGGGCACGGTGGGCCTCAAGCCCACGTACGGCGGAGTGAGTCGCTACGGTGCGATCGCGCTGGCCTCGAGCCTCGACCAGGTGGGTCCGGTCACGCGCACCGTGCTCGACGCGGGGCTGCTGCACGACGTCATCGGCGGGCACGACCCGCACGATTCGACCTCCCTCACCGACGAGTGGCCGTCATTCGCCGAGGCCGCCCGCGAGGGAGCGCGCGGTGACGTGCTCAAGGGGCTCAAGGTCGGGGTGATCTCGGAGCTTCCCGACAGCGGCTTCCAGTCGGGTGTCTCGGCATCCTTCCGGGAGGCGCTCGCGGTGATGGAGGCGCAGGGCGCCGAGATCGTCGAGATCAGCGCACCCCACTTCGAGTACGGAGTGGCCGCCTACTACCTCGTCCTCCCCGCCGAGGCATCCAGCAACCTCGCCAAGTTCGACTCGGTGCGCTTCGGCCTTCGCGTGACGCCCCACGCGGCATCCACTGTCGAAGAGGTCATGGCCGCCACGCGAGACGCCGGCTTCGGCGACGAGGTGAAGCGTCGCATCATCCTCGGCACCTACGCCCTTTCGGCCGGCTACTACGACGCCTACTACGGCTCGGCGCAGAAGGTGCGCACCCTCATCCAGCGCGACTTCGACGAAGCTTTCACCCGGGTGGACGTCATCGCCACCCCATCCGCGCCCACGACGGCGTTCAAGCTCGGCGAGAAGATCGACGACCCGCTGCAGATGTATCTCAACGACGTCACCACGATCCCCGCCAACCTCGCGGGGGTGCCGGGGATCTCGATCCCCTCGGGTCTCGCCGCAGAGGACGGCCTGCCCGTCGGCATCCAGTTCCTCGCTCCCGCCCGTGAGGACGCGCGCCTCTACCGCGTCGGCGCTGCGCTCGAAGCGGCGCTCGTTGACTCGTGGGGCGGCCCGCTCCTCGACAGGGCTCCGGCGATCGGTGCGAAGGGAGGCGTCCGCTGATGGCGAAGGATGCGCTGATGGACTTCGACAAGGCCCTCGAGCTGTACGAGCCCGTGCTCGGGTTCGAGGTGCACGTCGAACTGAACACGAAGACGAAGATGTTCTCGGCCGCGCCCAACCCGGCGCACGAGGACAATCACGCCTCGACGCCGAACACGCTCGTGGCGCCGGTCGACATGGGTCTCCCCGGCTCGCTCCCCGTCGTGAACGAAGAGGCCGTCCGCTACTCGATCAGCCTGGGCCTCGCACTCGGCTGTTCGATCGCGCCGTCGAGCCGCTTCGCGCGCAAGAACTACTTCTACCCGGATCTCGGCAAGAACTACCAGATCTCGCAGTACGACGAGCCCATCGCATTCGAAGGCGAGGTGGAGGTCGAGCTCCTCGACGGCACGATCGTCACCGTGCCGATCGAGCGTGCGCACATGGAAGAGGATGCCGGCAAGCTGACGCACGTCGGCGGGTCGACGGGACGCATCCAGGGGGCGGAATACTCGCTCGTCGACTACAACCGCGCGGGCGTTCCGCTCGTCGAGATCGTCACGAAACCGATCTTCGGCGCGGAGGAGCGGGCACCCGAGCTCGCGGCCGCGTACGTGCGGACGATCCGCGACATCGTCATCTCGCTCGGGATCTCGGAGGCCCGCATGGAGCGCGGCAATCTCCGCTGCGACGCCAACGTGTCGCTGCGGCCTCGCGGCCAGGAGAAGCTCGGCACGCGCACCGAGACCAAGAACGTCAACTCCATGCGCTCCGTCGAGCGCGCCGTGCGGTACGAGATCCAGCGTCAGGCGGCGATCCTGTCGTCGGGCGGCTCGATCACGCAGGAGACGCGGCACTGGCACGAGGACACCGGGACGACCTCGCCCGGCCGGCCCAAGTCCGACGCCGACGACTACCGCTACTTCCCCGAGCCCGATCTGCTGCCGGTGGCTCCCTCGACGGAGCTCATCGAGGGTCTGCGGGCGCAGCTCCCCGAGCCGCCCGCAGCCCACCGCCGACGGCTCAAGGCCGACTGGGGCTTCGGCGACATCGACTTCCGGGGGATCGTCAACGGCGGGGTGCTCGCCGAGGTCGAGGCGACGATCGCCGCGGGCGCATCGCCCGCCGCGGCGCGCAAGTGGTGGACCGGCGAGGTCGCACGCATCGCGAACGCAGAAGGCCGCGAGCCTTCGAGCCTCGTGACGCCTGCCGAGATCGCCGCGCTGCAGAAGCTGGTCGATGCCGGCACCCTGACCGACAAGCTCGCCCGTCAGGTGCTCGAGGGCGTCATCGCAGGGGAGGGGACGCCGCAGGAGATCGTCGACGCCCGCGGGCTCGCCGTCGTGTCCGACGACGGTGCACTCATCGCGGCGATCGATGAGGCCCTCGCCTCGCAGCCCGACGTGCTGGCGAAGATCCGCGACGGCAAGGTGCAGGCCGCCGGCGCCGTCATCGGCGCCGTTATGAAGGCGATGAAGGGCCAGGCCGACGCGGCTCGCGTGCGCGAGCTCGTCCTCGAGCGCGCGGCGCAGTAGCCCGCAGCGGCTGTCGGCAGCCGCGGAGAGAATGGGCGTATGGGACGCGGGGACGGATCGGGTCGGGTCGTCTCGCCCGAAGGGGCGGACGACACCGGCACCGGCATCCTGCACGTCGACATGGACGCCTTCTACGCGTCTGTCGCGATCCTCGACGACCCGTCGCTCAAGGGCAAGCCGGTGATCGTCGGCGGCATGGAGGGCCGGGGCGTCGTCTCCAGCGCCTCGTACGAGGCTCGTCGGTACGGCGTGCGGTCGGCGATGTCGACGGCTCAGGCGCTTCGACTCTGCCCCACGGCGATCGTCGTGCCGCCCGACTTCGATCGCTTCATCGCGCTCTCGAAGCAGGTCATGAAGATCTTCAACGACATCACGCCCCTGGTCGAGCCGCTCTCGATCGACGAGGCGTTCCTCGATGTCCGCGGTGCGCGCCGACTATGGGGGAGCCCCGGCCGGATCGCCGTCATGCTGCGCCGCCGGGTCCTCGAAGAGACGGGCCTCACATGCAGCGTCGGCGTCGCCGCGACGAAGCACGTCGCGAAGATGGCATCCACGCTGAGCAAGCCCGACGGTCTGCTGATCATCGCCGCGCCGGACACCCAGGCGTTCCTCGCCGCTCAGCCGGCCCGGGCCATGTGGGGGATCGGCCCGAAAGCGGCGGAGTCACTCGCGGCGCGAGGCATCCATTCGGTCGCCGACATCCTGCAGACGCCGCCCGAAGTCCTCGACCGCGCGCTCGGGCGCGCGATGGGCGATCGCATCTGGCACCTCGCGCGCGGACTCGATCCGCGGAGCGTCGATACGGCGCGGATCGAGAAGAGCGTCGGACACGAGGAGACCTTCTTCCAGGACGTCGACGACCCCGCCGCCCTGCGGTCGGAGTTCCGCCGCCTCGCCGACCGCGTGGGGTCCCGCCTGCGAAAGGGCGGCTGGGAGGCGTCGACGATCGCGATCAAGGTGCGGTTCGCCGACTTCACGACGATCAGCCGTTCGCAGACGCTTCCCGAGCCGACGAATGTCGGGCAGCGGATCGGAGAGGCCGCGCTCGAGCTCTTCGCGTCCGTCGACCGTGTACTCCCGGTGCGGCTCGTGGGGGTGCGCGGCGAGAAGCTCCGGCCGACCCGCGACGATGCGCCCACGCTTTGGGACGACGACGAGGAATGGCGCCGTGTCGAGGGCGCACTCGACGACGCCGTCGCCCGGTTCGGCACAGGAGCGGTGACGCGTGCGACGCTTCTCGGCTCATCGCGCGGCGGCTCGTCGCTGCCGTCGCATCCTCCGGCACCGCCCACGGAATGAATCCCCACGGCG
This genomic interval from Microbacterium sp. 4R-513 contains the following:
- the gatC gene encoding Asp-tRNA(Asn)/Glu-tRNA(Gln) amidotransferase subunit GatC — its product is MSEITPDLVRHLGVLARIQLSDEEVERLTGQLDVIVDNIAKVSEVATPEVPATSHPIAMQNVFRPDAVGETLTLEQALQNAPDASDDRFRVTAILGEEQ
- a CDS encoding DUF4262 domain-containing protein, with product MTVTPDPAVIAWLDQEDKRTAQTIRKYGVSLEYVGGDMRRRETPFAYTIGLFGMGHPELLVFGLDARTTGLLLNDVADRVRAGEDIVPGQVLEFEGWSHRVTVEAVPNPGQIAFAANRFYRRPDEHSVELLQLTYDDRDGRFPWDDDYSNAVWIQPRPGDFTAW
- a CDS encoding YciI family protein, which translates into the protein MIDAMAVDAQWLYRIVPTRPEMTVSPTDEEAALASAHFEYLLALEERGILILAGRTQEDVGTFGIVIFEAPDREAAQAVTDADPAVAGGLFAATLHPYRVAVARDGLG
- a CDS encoding long-chain-fatty-acid--CoA ligase, with amino-acid sequence MTTAYDPPRPWIASYAPGVPADLDPVSGSLVDIVEASSRDYPDAPALQFFGRETSYRALQESIERAAAGLKAMGVGPGDPVAIVLPNCPQHIVAFYAILRIGGVVVEHNPLYTPRELRKQFEDHGAKHAIVWSKVVATVQEFPDDLAVPNLISVNVIKAMPFTTRLALRLPIRKARESREALHEGVSGTTTWEQLIGADALPASHPKPATDDLAIIQYTSGTTGTPKGASLTHRNLLANAAQARAWVPSIQRGKGCVVYAVLPMFHAYGLTLCLTFAMSMGARLVLFPRFDPDMVLAVTKKHPATFLPLVPPIADRLLKASRERGVSLAGTEVAISGAMALPHELVVPFEAASGGFLVEGYGLSECSPVLMANPVADNRVPGTVGLPLPGTECRVVDPDDPSTDVARGERGELVVRGPQVFQGYYGKPEETEAVFVDGWFRTGDIVTVDDAGFVRIVDRIKELIITGGFNVAPTEVENALRQHPDVEDAAVVGLPSDHSGEEVVAAVVCAPGREVDVEGLRDFARGILTPYKVPRRIFLVDELPKSLIGKVLRRQVRESLVKLTTGA
- the ligA gene encoding NAD-dependent DNA ligase LigA; amino-acid sequence: MTDPELTADLPLDEARIEAQGLTDRIIGARDAYYGRDAEIVDDATYDGWIRRLEELERLHPELQTQDSPTQSVGAATSTLFAPVEHAERMLSLDNVFSESELRDWCRKAQDAAGRQVRWLTELKIDGLAISLRYENGVLTSAATRGDGRVGEDVTVNALRVAGIPQRLAGTGHPALVEVRGEVFIPVAAFDELNALQARLRERVFEESRRRGADEERARRSADRRFPAFANPRNAASGGLRQQLEKKDGLELEAGEARVASLRLFVHGIGAWHNPPVASQSEVYALLKEWGLPTSPYFRTTETIDGVIDFVAHYGDHRHDVEHEIDGIVVKVDELALHDELGATSRAPRWAIAYKYPPEQVNTKLLDIVVSVGRTGRATPFAVMAPARVAGSVVRQATLHNQDVVRVKGVLIGDTVVLRKAGDVIPEVLGPVVELRDGTEREFVMPAECPECGSPLAPAKEGDVDLRCPNTRSCPAQVRGRVEHIGSRGALDIEALGEVTAAALTQPSVPDVPPLATEAGLFELTLDELVPIEVVVRDAETGEVKVDEKTGEIVRRAPFRRNPSAAEKKEGLTGPQPSAQAVTLIDELEKAKTKDLWRFLVALSIRHVGPVAARALAQWFGSLAAIRAASRDELAAVEGVGGIIADALIDWFEVDWHREIVDRWEAAGARLATPGHPGPGAATVTGGVLEGLTVVATGSLEGYSREGAQEAIIKAGGKAASSVSKKTDFVAAGPGAGSKLAKAEELGVRIIDAAQFRILVEQGPNALDGVPSDAG
- the gatA gene encoding Asp-tRNA(Asn)/Glu-tRNA(Gln) amidotransferase subunit GatA; protein product: MSDLTRLSAAALAEKLSAGEVSSVEATQAHLDRIAEVDGDVHAFLHVSDHALAVAGEIDRRRSSGEALGALAGVPLAIKDVLVTTDMPSTSGSKILEGYMSPFDATVVARSRAAGLVPLGKTNMDEFAMGSSTEHSAYGPTRNPWDLDRIPGGSGGGSAAAVAAFEAPLALGSDTGGSIRQPAHVTGTVGLKPTYGGVSRYGAIALASSLDQVGPVTRTVLDAGLLHDVIGGHDPHDSTSLTDEWPSFAEAAREGARGDVLKGLKVGVISELPDSGFQSGVSASFREALAVMEAQGAEIVEISAPHFEYGVAAYYLVLPAEASSNLAKFDSVRFGLRVTPHAASTVEEVMAATRDAGFGDEVKRRIILGTYALSAGYYDAYYGSAQKVRTLIQRDFDEAFTRVDVIATPSAPTTAFKLGEKIDDPLQMYLNDVTTIPANLAGVPGISIPSGLAAEDGLPVGIQFLAPAREDARLYRVGAALEAALVDSWGGPLLDRAPAIGAKGGVR
- the gatB gene encoding Asp-tRNA(Asn)/Glu-tRNA(Gln) amidotransferase subunit GatB → MAKDALMDFDKALELYEPVLGFEVHVELNTKTKMFSAAPNPAHEDNHASTPNTLVAPVDMGLPGSLPVVNEEAVRYSISLGLALGCSIAPSSRFARKNYFYPDLGKNYQISQYDEPIAFEGEVEVELLDGTIVTVPIERAHMEEDAGKLTHVGGSTGRIQGAEYSLVDYNRAGVPLVEIVTKPIFGAEERAPELAAAYVRTIRDIVISLGISEARMERGNLRCDANVSLRPRGQEKLGTRTETKNVNSMRSVERAVRYEIQRQAAILSSGGSITQETRHWHEDTGTTSPGRPKSDADDYRYFPEPDLLPVAPSTELIEGLRAQLPEPPAAHRRRLKADWGFGDIDFRGIVNGGVLAEVEATIAAGASPAAARKWWTGEVARIANAEGREPSSLVTPAEIAALQKLVDAGTLTDKLARQVLEGVIAGEGTPQEIVDARGLAVVSDDGALIAAIDEALASQPDVLAKIRDGKVQAAGAVIGAVMKAMKGQADAARVRELVLERAAQ
- the dinB gene encoding DNA polymerase IV; amino-acid sequence: MGRGDGSGRVVSPEGADDTGTGILHVDMDAFYASVAILDDPSLKGKPVIVGGMEGRGVVSSASYEARRYGVRSAMSTAQALRLCPTAIVVPPDFDRFIALSKQVMKIFNDITPLVEPLSIDEAFLDVRGARRLWGSPGRIAVMLRRRVLEETGLTCSVGVAATKHVAKMASTLSKPDGLLIIAAPDTQAFLAAQPARAMWGIGPKAAESLAARGIHSVADILQTPPEVLDRALGRAMGDRIWHLARGLDPRSVDTARIEKSVGHEETFFQDVDDPAALRSEFRRLADRVGSRLRKGGWEASTIAIKVRFADFTTISRSQTLPEPTNVGQRIGEAALELFASVDRVLPVRLVGVRGEKLRPTRDDAPTLWDDDEEWRRVEGALDDAVARFGTGAVTRATLLGSSRGGSSLPSHPPAPPTE